The proteins below are encoded in one region of Salvelinus namaycush isolate Seneca chromosome 39, SaNama_1.0, whole genome shotgun sequence:
- the LOC120032913 gene encoding sprouty-related, EVH1 domain-containing protein 2-like yields MYPRWDIIVGETKKMTEETHPDDDSYIVRVKAVVMTRDDSSGGWLAQDGGCLSRVGVCKVLSAELLGRSSFLIHGERLKDKQVILECFLKKDLVYTKATPTFHHWKVDNKKCGLTFQSPADARAFDRGVRKAMEDLTEGSTTSSTIQNEAELGDDDVFTNATDSSSNSSHSQKKEQLQTLAPPSFCEPRRHHCILGHFYDQHRPSDHYFLDQSVPMFPRHVSFQVEEEEIVRINPRERTWLTGYEDYRHATATRDKLIQHPEDADAYVHFAKSEPPKHDYTYPYPLGLDPHQHARDPKIGCVDRLGGGGLIGGHRAVVTAQPRTLQLKGKRRKEDGERSRCVYCRDMFNHEENRRGRCQEAPDPIQTCIHRVSFMWCADSLLYHCMSDPEGDYSDPCSCDTSDERFCLRWLALVGLSLLAPCMCCYAPLRACYRCGVACHCCGGKHKAVG; encoded by the exons TGACAGCTACATTGTGCGCGTCAAAGCGGTGGTCATGACCCGGGACGACTCGAGTGGCGGCTGGCTGGCCCAGGACGGTGGGTGCCTCAGCCGTGTGGGCGTGTGCAAGGTGCTGTCGGCCGAGCTGCTGGGCCGAAGCAGCTTCCTCATCCACGGCGAGCGCCTCAAAGACAAACAG GTGATTCTGGAATGCTTCCTGAAGAAGGATCTGGTGTACACCAAGGCCACGCCCACATTTCACCACTGGAAAGTGGACAACAAGAAGTGTGGCTTGACGTTCCAGAGCCCGGCCGACGCACGCGCCTTCGACCGTGGGGTCAGGAAAGCCATGGAGGACCTGACGGAAG GATCTACCACCTCTTCGACCATCCAGAACGAGGCCGAGTTGGGCGACGATGATGTTTTCACT AATGCCACCGACAGCTCGTCCAACTCCTCCCACTCCCAGAAGAAGGAGCAGCTGCAGACCCTGGCCCCGCCCAGCTTCTGCGAGCCGCGCCGCCACCACTGCATCCTGGGCCACTTCTACGACCAGCACCGACCCTCGGACCACTACTTCCTGGATCAG TCGGTTCCCATGTTCCCACGCCACGTCAGCTtccaggtggaggaggaggagatcgTGCGCATCAACCCTCGCGAGCGGACCTGGCTGACTGGGTACGAGGACTACCGGCACGCCACCGCCACGCGCGACAAGCTCATCCAGCACCCCGAGGACGCCGACGCCTACGTGCACTTCGCCAAGAGCGAGCCGCCCAAGCACGACtacacctacccttaccccctGGGCCTTGATCCCCACCAGCATGCAAGGGACCCCAAGATAGGCTGCGTGGACCGACTTGGTGGGGGCGGCCTTATCGGGGGACACAGGGCGGTGGTCACAGCCCAGCCTCGCACCCTCCAGCTCAAGGGCAAGCGGCGGAAGGAAGACGGCGAGCGCTCGCGCTGCGTCTACTGCCGGGACATGTTCAACCACGAGGAGAACAGGCGCGGGCGGTGCCAGGAGGCGCCGGACCCAATCCAGACGTGCATCCACCGGGTCAGCTTCATGTGGTGCGCGGACAGCCTGCTCTACCACTGCATGTCGGACCCGGAGGGCGACTACTCGGACCCGTGCTCGTGCGACACCAGCGACGAGCGCTTCTGCCTGCGCTGGCTGGCCCTGGTTGGGCTGTCGCTGCTGGCCCCCTGCATGTGCTGCTATGCCCCCCTGCGCGCCTGCTACCGCTGCGGGGTGGCCTGCCACTGCTGCGGGGGCAAGCACAAAGCCGTGGGCTGA